One stretch of Tepidibacter hydrothermalis DNA includes these proteins:
- the rpoD gene encoding RNA polymerase sigma factor RpoD, translating to MAKKISKEQRQSVKELMDKGKKQGSLTYSEIMEVLGEVQLDKDQVENLYETLGQMGIEVLAEKNKKENIKVEKEKDEDDSDDEEFDFESIDLSLPKGINIDDPVRMYLKEIGKIPLLSAQEEIELAKRMEQGDEIAKKRLVEANLRLVVSIAKRYVGRGMLFLDLIQEGNLGLIKAVEKFDYTKGYKFSTYATWWIRQAITRAIADQARTIRIPVHMVETINKLIRVSRQLLQELGREPKPEEIAKEMDIPEDKIREILKIAQEPVSLETPIGEEEDSHLGDFIPDEDAPAPAEAAAYSLLKEQIEEVLGSLNEREQKVLKLRFGLSDGRARTLEEVGREFDVTRERIRQIEAKALRKLRHPSRSKKLKDYLD from the coding sequence ATGGCGAAAAAAATAAGTAAAGAACAAAGACAATCTGTAAAAGAATTAATGGACAAAGGAAAGAAACAAGGATCTTTAACATATAGTGAAATAATGGAAGTTTTAGGAGAAGTGCAATTAGATAAGGATCAAGTTGAAAATCTGTACGAGACATTAGGACAAATGGGAATTGAAGTATTAGCAGAAAAAAATAAAAAAGAAAACATAAAAGTAGAAAAAGAAAAAGATGAAGATGATAGTGATGATGAAGAATTTGATTTTGAAAGTATAGATTTATCTCTACCTAAAGGAATAAATATAGATGATCCGGTTAGAATGTATTTAAAAGAAATTGGAAAAATACCTCTTCTTTCTGCGCAAGAAGAAATAGAACTTGCTAAAAGAATGGAACAAGGTGATGAGATAGCTAAAAAGAGATTAGTTGAGGCTAATCTTAGATTAGTTGTAAGTATAGCTAAAAGATATGTAGGAAGAGGAATGTTATTTCTTGATTTAATTCAAGAAGGAAATTTAGGTTTAATTAAGGCAGTCGAAAAATTTGATTATACTAAGGGATACAAGTTTAGTACTTATGCTACGTGGTGGATAAGACAAGCAATAACTCGTGCTATAGCAGACCAAGCTAGAACTATAAGAATACCTGTGCATATGGTTGAGACTATAAATAAACTTATAAGGGTATCAAGACAATTACTTCAAGAGTTAGGTAGAGAACCAAAACCTGAAGAAATTGCAAAAGAGATGGATATACCAGAAGATAAAATAAGAGAAATATTAAAAATAGCACAGGAACCAGTATCTTTAGAAACTCCTATTGGAGAAGAAGAAGATAGTCATCTGGGTGATTTTATACCAGATGAAGATGCACCTGCACCTGCAGAGGCTGCGGCCTATTCTCTTTTAAAAGAGCAAATCGAAGAAGTATTAGGATCATTAAATGAGAGAGAACAAAAGGTCTTAAAATTGAGATTTGGATTATCAGATGGAAGAGCTAGAACGCTTGAAGAGGTAGGAAGAGAATTTGACGTTACTAGAGAAAGAATCAGACAAATAGAAGCAAAGGCATTGAGAAAATTAAGACATCCAAGTAGATCTAAAAAATTAAAGGATTATTTAGATTAG
- the dnaG gene encoding DNA primase yields MNDMHEIIEEIKLRNDIVDIISSYIQVKSAGLNYKALCPFHSEKTPSFSISTQKQMYKCFGCGEGGDVINFVMKMENVDFMEALEILAQRSGVEIKKGKISDESKQNINKKQKLYQINLDAARYFFKSMSGSNNNGYKYLKDRGLDDKTIKYFGLGFAKNDWNDLNNYLLQKGYEQQDLIDSGLAIQTKNKKNYINRFKNRVMFPIFDQRGKVIAFGGRVLDHSLPKYLNSSETMLFNKRKNLYALNFAKKNIKNDTLIVVEGYMDVISLFQYGIKNVVASLGTALTVEQAKLIKKYVNKVIVAYDNDEAGINATLKAVEIFNEVKLNIKVLNLGKAKDPDEYIRKEGVDKFNILLKNSIPLLQFKIDILKKKYDLNNDQDRLLFTKNVANIIKNIKSPIEVEYYINKISKETNISIDAINSEIYGKYYKKNKSKKESNKKVEEIKIKKSGIEIAEKQIISIFINEKKYRNDILMNLEIDDFLFEESKEILNYIIKSNELDIITIDKLKKIGISENYIDDIYDIKIDSSINLNDIIKTLQRNSLKKKRDYLLKRQDELQLNKKNDKNIEASEVDRELLDIAMKIIRLEKEMKNIL; encoded by the coding sequence ATGAATGATATGCATGAAATAATAGAAGAAATAAAATTGAGAAATGACATTGTTGATATAATATCTAGTTATATACAGGTAAAATCTGCTGGATTAAATTATAAAGCACTATGCCCTTTTCATTCAGAAAAGACACCATCGTTTTCAATAAGTACTCAAAAGCAAATGTATAAATGCTTTGGTTGTGGAGAAGGTGGAGATGTTATAAATTTTGTAATGAAAATGGAAAATGTAGATTTCATGGAGGCCTTAGAAATTCTCGCTCAAAGATCGGGTGTTGAAATTAAAAAAGGAAAAATTAGTGATGAATCTAAGCAAAATATAAATAAAAAGCAGAAATTGTATCAAATTAATTTAGATGCAGCTAGATACTTTTTTAAATCTATGTCGGGTTCAAATAATAATGGTTATAAATACTTAAAAGATAGAGGTCTTGATGATAAAACAATTAAATATTTTGGACTAGGCTTTGCAAAAAATGATTGGAATGATTTAAATAATTATTTATTGCAAAAAGGTTATGAGCAGCAAGATTTAATCGACAGTGGATTAGCTATTCAAACTAAGAATAAAAAAAATTATATAAATAGGTTTAAAAACAGAGTTATGTTTCCTATATTTGATCAAAGAGGAAAGGTTATAGCGTTTGGAGGTAGAGTATTGGATCATTCTCTTCCAAAATATTTAAATTCATCAGAAACTATGCTGTTTAACAAAAGAAAGAACTTATATGCGCTAAATTTTGCTAAAAAAAATATAAAAAACGATACATTAATTGTAGTAGAAGGATATATGGATGTTATAAGTCTTTTTCAATATGGTATAAAAAATGTAGTTGCGTCACTAGGAACTGCCTTAACTGTTGAACAAGCAAAGCTAATAAAAAAATATGTTAATAAAGTTATAGTAGCTTATGACAATGATGAGGCTGGTATTAACGCTACTTTAAAAGCCGTTGAAATATTTAATGAAGTTAAATTGAATATAAAAGTATTAAATTTAGGAAAAGCGAAAGATCCAGATGAATATATAAGAAAAGAAGGAGTAGATAAATTTAATATATTATTAAAAAATTCTATACCTTTACTTCAATTTAAAATTGATATATTGAAAAAAAAATATGATTTAAATAATGATCAAGATAGATTATTGTTTACAAAAAATGTAGCTAATATTATTAAAAATATCAAAAGTCCTATTGAAGTTGAATATTATATTAATAAAATATCTAAAGAAACAAATATATCTATAGATGCCATAAATAGTGAAATTTATGGTAAATATTACAAGAAAAATAAATCTAAAAAAGAATCTAATAAAAAAGTAGAAGAAATAAAAATTAAAAAAAGTGGTATTGAAATTGCAGAAAAACAAATTATTTCTATATTTATAAATGAAAAAAAATATAGGAATGACATTTTAATGAATTTGGAAATAGATGATTTTTTATTTGAAGAAAGTAAAGAAATATTAAATTATATCATTAAAAGTAATGAATTGGATATAATAACTATTGACAAATTGAAAAAAATAGGCATATCAGAAAACTATATAGATGATATATATGATATTAAGATAGATTCAAGTATTAATTTAAATGATATTATAAAAACTTTACAAAGAAATAGTTTGAAGAAAAAAAGAGACTATCTACTTAAAAGGCAAGATGAATTACAGTTAAATAAGAAGAATGATAAAAATATAGAAGCAAGTGAGGTTGATAGAGAATTGTTAGATATTGCAATGAAAATAATACGATTAGAAAAAGAGATGAAGAATATTTTATAG
- the aroF gene encoding 3-deoxy-7-phosphoheptulonate synthase — protein sequence MDITIKLKSGTSIPNDRLIIAGPCAVESYEQLLMIAKFIKSKGANVLRGGAYKPRTSPYSFQGMKEEGLEVFKSVKKEVGIPIVTELMDARDLDKIYDVADIIQIGSRNMHNFSLLTEVGKQDKPVLLKRGMSATIKEWINAAEYIAVEGNTNIIMCERGIRTYNDYTRNTLDLAAVPIIKKETGLPVIVDPSHGTGIKELVKPMSLASFAAGADGIMVEVHPEPEKALSDGPQSLTFDEFEDVVESLNK from the coding sequence ATGGATATTACTATAAAGTTAAAAAGTGGTACATCTATTCCAAATGATAGACTTATAATTGCTGGACCTTGTGCAGTGGAAAGTTATGAACAACTTTTGATGATTGCTAAATTTATAAAAAGCAAAGGTGCAAATGTATTAAGAGGTGGAGCATATAAGCCTAGAACTTCTCCTTATTCTTTTCAAGGTATGAAAGAAGAAGGTTTGGAGGTATTTAAATCAGTTAAAAAAGAAGTTGGTATCCCTATTGTTACAGAATTAATGGATGCAAGAGATCTTGATAAAATATATGATGTAGCAGATATTATACAAATTGGTTCTAGAAATATGCACAATTTTTCTCTATTAACAGAGGTAGGAAAACAAGATAAGCCTGTACTTTTAAAAAGAGGCATGTCAGCTACTATTAAAGAATGGATAAATGCTGCTGAATATATTGCGGTTGAAGGAAACACAAATATAATAATGTGTGAAAGAGGAATTAGGACGTATAATGATTATACTAGAAATACATTGGATTTAGCTGCTGTTCCTATAATAAAAAAAGAAACAGGACTTCCAGTTATAGTTGATCCAAGCCATGGAACTGGGATAAAAGAATTAGTTAAACCAATGAGTTTAGCATCTTTCGCAGCAGGAGCAGATGGCATAATGGTAGAAGTACATCCAGAACCTGAAAAAGCACTTTCAGATGGACCACAATCGTTAACATTTGATGAATTCGAAGATGTTGTAGAATCTTTAAATAAATAG
- the folK gene encoding 2-amino-4-hydroxy-6-hydroxymethyldihydropteridine diphosphokinase, translated as MSRAYLGIGTNMGDRLNNLNDAIEHIKQFENTEITKISKVYETRPWGYTNQNDFLNLCVSIDTNLKPEELLQKCLEVELNLKRERIIRWGPRTIDIDILIYDDIICNGEKLTLPHPRIQERAFVLIPLMDLKEDLIIKGMLLKEWLNELDAEEVKEYIGDE; from the coding sequence ATGAGTAGAGCTTATCTAGGTATTGGAACTAATATGGGAGATAGATTAAATAATTTAAATGATGCTATAGAACACATAAAGCAATTTGAAAATACAGAAATAACTAAAATATCCAAGGTATATGAAACAAGGCCATGGGGATATACTAATCAAAATGATTTTTTAAATCTTTGTGTATCTATAGATACAAATTTGAAACCTGAAGAGTTGTTACAAAAATGCTTGGAAGTAGAACTTAACCTTAAAAGAGAACGAATCATTAGGTGGGGACCTAGAACTATAGATATTGACATTTTAATATATGATGATATAATTTGTAATGGTGAAAAATTAACTCTTCCTCATCCCAGAATACAAGAAAGAGCTTTTGTATTGATACCTTTAATGGATTTAAAAGAAGATTTAATAATAAAAGGTATGTTATTAAAAGAGTGGTTGAATGAATTAGATGCGGAAGAAGTAAAGGAGTACATAGGGGATGAGTAA
- the folB gene encoding dihydroneopterin aldolase, with the protein MDKIILNNLSFYGYHGALKEENILGQKFFIDIELYLDFKKAGKSDDVNDSVHYGEVYEVVKKVVEHEKYNLLEALAENISKQVFDNFDMVEEIMVRVKKPEAPVNAIFDYFGVEIRRKKYE; encoded by the coding sequence ATGGACAAGATTATATTAAACAATTTATCATTTTATGGGTATCATGGAGCTTTAAAAGAAGAAAATATACTAGGGCAAAAGTTTTTTATTGATATAGAGCTTTACTTAGATTTTAAAAAAGCTGGCAAAAGCGATGATGTTAACGATTCTGTTCATTATGGTGAAGTATATGAGGTTGTAAAAAAGGTCGTTGAACATGAGAAATATAATTTACTAGAGGCTTTGGCAGAAAATATATCAAAGCAAGTTTTTGATAATTTTGATATGGTCGAAGAAATTATGGTTAGAGTAAAAAAACCAGAAGCTCCTGTAAATGCTATATTTGATTATTTTGGTGTTGAAATAAGGAGAAAAAAATATGAGTAG
- the folP gene encoding dihydropteroate synthase, producing MFNFGEKTYIMGILNVTPDSFSDGGEYNNLELAIKHSEEMIKQGADIIDIGGESTRPGSTFVDENEEIKRVVPVVKKLISTINVPISVDTYKSAVANEVLKLGVPMINDVWGLQKDELMANVIAKHDAYVVIMHNQDGTEYQEDIMLSIKKFLNKSIEIAKKAGINDDKIILDPGIGFGKTVEQNMYVMKRIDELKDLGYPILLGTSRKSMIGKILDLPAKERVEGTIATTVMGIIQGVDIVRVHDIKENIRAAKVTDAIYRK from the coding sequence TTGTTTAATTTTGGGGAAAAGACATATATAATGGGAATTTTAAATGTAACTCCTGATAGTTTTTCAGATGGAGGAGAGTACAATAATTTAGAACTTGCTATAAAGCATTCTGAAGAAATGATAAAGCAAGGAGCCGATATTATAGATATAGGAGGCGAATCTACAAGACCTGGATCAACTTTTGTGGATGAAAATGAAGAAATTAAAAGGGTAGTTCCTGTTGTTAAAAAATTAATAAGTACAATTAATGTACCTATTTCAGTTGATACTTATAAATCAGCTGTTGCTAATGAAGTATTAAAGCTGGGAGTACCAATGATAAATGATGTATGGGGATTGCAAAAAGATGAATTAATGGCAAATGTAATTGCTAAACATGATGCATATGTAGTTATTATGCATAATCAAGATGGTACAGAATATCAAGAAGACATTATGTTATCTATAAAAAAATTTTTAAACAAGAGTATAGAAATAGCAAAAAAAGCTGGTATAAACGATGATAAAATAATACTTGATCCAGGAATTGGATTTGGTAAAACTGTAGAACAAAATATGTATGTTATGAAGCGTATTGATGAATTAAAGGATTTAGGGTATCCAATTTTATTAGGAACATCTAGAAAGTCTATGATCGGAAAAATTCTAGATCTTCCTGCTAAAGAAAGAGTAGAGGGAACAATAGCTACTACTGTTATGGGAATAATTCAAGGTGTTGATATAGTAAGAGTTCATGATATAAAAGAAAACATAAGAGCTGCAAAAGTCACAGATGCTATATATAGAAAGTAG
- the folE gene encoding GTP cyclohydrolase I FolE, with product MDKEKIKRAVRDILEAIGEDPNREGLIDTPDRIARMYEEIYSGLNEDPKKHLELFFQDENHEELVLVKDIPFYSTCEHHLVPFHGKAHVGYIPRGGRLTGLSKLARVVETAAKRPQLQERITKTVADAIVDVLDPYGVIVVVEAEHMCMTMRGVKKPGSKTITSAVRGIFKTDVASRAEVMSLINYK from the coding sequence ATGGATAAAGAGAAGATCAAAAGAGCTGTAAGAGATATATTAGAAGCAATAGGAGAAGATCCTAATAGAGAAGGTTTAATTGATACTCCTGATAGAATAGCTAGAATGTATGAGGAAATATATAGTGGTTTAAATGAAGACCCTAAAAAACATTTAGAATTATTTTTTCAAGATGAAAATCATGAAGAATTAGTTCTTGTAAAAGATATCCCATTTTATTCTACGTGTGAACATCATTTAGTGCCATTTCATGGAAAGGCACATGTAGGATATATTCCAAGAGGAGGAAGGCTTACAGGACTGTCTAAGCTTGCTAGAGTGGTTGAAACTGCAGCTAAAAGACCTCAGTTACAAGAAAGAATAACGAAAACTGTAGCTGATGCTATTGTTGATGTTTTAGATCCATATGGAGTTATAGTTGTGGTTGAAGCTGAACATATGTGTATGACTATGAGAGGCGTAAAAAAACCTGGGTCAAAAACTATAACTTCAGCGGTAAGAGGTATATTTAAAACGGATGTAGCTTCAAGAGCAGAAGTTATGAGTCTGATAAACTACAAATAG
- a CDS encoding nucleotidyltransferase domain-containing protein: MDIKQVYEELVLKLKKNKNNIAIIVVGSSVDLNFDKNINDIDFFIITEHGDKQIRKRYDIQNIDFDINYFSESLAYELINKKELFFIEGLIKGNNIYDKNNILDDMIKHAISEYKNGPFKYSSYEIEELKLNIIDNIKRIEHSKDLAYVQFMSNLCLKDILKSYFIVNNKWVPKDKKLFQKIREIDYDLYNISHSLYINYDSNVLNDMIKYVFKNIK, encoded by the coding sequence ATGGATATTAAACAGGTATACGAAGAATTAGTATTAAAACTAAAAAAAAATAAAAATAATATAGCTATAATAGTAGTTGGCTCTAGTGTGGATTTGAATTTTGATAAAAATATAAATGATATCGATTTTTTTATTATAACTGAGCATGGAGATAAACAAATAAGAAAAAGATATGATATACAAAATATTGACTTTGACATAAATTATTTTTCTGAAAGTTTAGCGTATGAATTAATAAATAAAAAAGAACTTTTCTTCATAGAAGGACTTATTAAAGGAAATAATATATACGACAAAAATAATATATTAGATGATATGATAAAACATGCTATAAGTGAATATAAGAATGGGCCTTTTAAATATAGTTCATATGAAATAGAAGAATTAAAACTTAATATCATAGATAATATAAAAAGGATTGAACATAGTAAGGACTTAGCTTATGTTCAGTTTATGTCAAATTTATGTCTAAAAGATATACTGAAGTCTTATTTTATAGTAAACAATAAATGGGTTCCAAAAGATAAAAAATTATTTCAAAAAATAAGAGAGATAGACTATGATTTGTATAACATCTCTCATAGCTTATACATAAATTATGATTCTAATGTTTTAAATGACATGATTAAATATGTATTTAAAAATATAAAGTAA
- a CDS encoding aminotransferase class IV: MKNKASFNSELTKFGIGVFETIKVINGKAIFLDEHLSRMYSSVEKLNLNLSIQKSELKDKINYYTQKVDYKALRVSIYDEGYNIQLRDINYTNDDYKEGFKLNISPIKRGQSILYNHKTTNYFENMYSKRYALSKNFNEALIVSLNDEVLEGSMTNIFFIKENKVYTPVIDKSALPGIIRSKVINICKKMNIELIEKIIKLDEIEDFEFCFITNSLIDLMKVIMINNIKYKKENDLFRKINCDLKEMYYGY; this comes from the coding sequence ATGAAGAATAAAGCATCGTTTAATAGTGAATTAACTAAATTTGGAATAGGAGTATTTGAAACTATAAAGGTAATCAATGGAAAGGCAATATTTTTAGATGAGCATTTAAGTAGAATGTATAGTTCTGTTGAAAAACTTAATTTAAATTTGTCTATACAAAAAAGTGAATTAAAAGATAAAATAAATTATTATACACAGAAAGTTGATTACAAAGCTTTAAGAGTAAGTATATATGATGAAGGATATAACATTCAATTAAGGGATATAAATTATACTAATGATGATTACAAAGAAGGATTTAAATTGAACATATCTCCTATTAAAAGAGGTCAAAGTATACTATACAATCATAAAACTACAAATTATTTTGAAAATATGTATTCTAAAAGATACGCTTTATCTAAAAATTTTAATGAAGCACTGATAGTTAGCTTAAATGATGAAGTTTTAGAAGGGTCTATGACTAATATATTTTTTATAAAAGAAAATAAAGTATATACACCTGTTATAGACAAATCAGCCCTACCTGGTATAATACGATCTAAAGTAATTAATATTTGCAAAAAGATGAATATAGAGTTGATTGAAAAAATAATAAAATTGGATGAAATTGAAGACTTTGAATTTTGTTTTATAACGAATAGTCTTATAGATTTAATGAAGGTAATAATGATAAATAATATAAAATATAAAAAAGAAAATGATCTATTTAGAAAAATAAATTGTGATTTAAAGGAAATGTACTATGGATATTAA
- the pabB gene encoding aminodeoxychorismate synthase component I produces MIREISTSLSSFEIYTLFKDDKYSFILDSAMDEKNLGRYSLISSNPFKILKYKDSEVNPLQKLRIELDKHKIKNNTELPFIGGAVGYLSYDLGNYIEKLPKRVVDDIKSPDLYFGLYDWVIVVDHFMNKTFIATPDIHVRDEKQIVDDICGLIDEAEHNGIDPLCYEQKTFPKVKLQSNFKKKDYIDAIEKIREYIKNGDIYQANMTQRFHGKVSMSSFELYRDLRRISPAPFGAFLNFEDVHILSNSPERFIKVNDNFIQTRPIKGTRPRGKNAEEDLFLKNELSNSEKDKAELLMIVDLERNDIGRVSKIGTVKVPELFKLEEYANVHHLVSTVVGEIEKNKDIVDVISSTFPGGSITGAPKIRAMEIIDELEPTARNVYTGSVGYIGFDSNSDFNIAIRTIIKKNDDVFFQVGGGITWDSDPEDEYEETLHKAKSIMSAIRGYYEE; encoded by the coding sequence ATGATAAGAGAAATATCAACAAGTTTGAGTTCGTTTGAAATATATACTTTATTTAAAGATGATAAATACAGTTTTATACTTGATAGCGCTATGGATGAAAAAAATTTAGGTAGATATTCACTTATAAGTTCAAATCCTTTTAAAATTTTAAAATACAAGGATAGTGAAGTGAATCCTCTACAAAAACTCAGAATAGAGCTTGATAAACATAAAATTAAAAATAATACAGAACTACCCTTTATAGGTGGAGCAGTAGGATATTTATCGTATGATTTAGGTAATTATATAGAAAAATTACCTAAACGTGTAGTAGATGATATAAAATCTCCTGATTTATATTTTGGGTTATATGATTGGGTGATTGTGGTTGATCATTTTATGAATAAAACATTTATTGCAACTCCAGATATACATGTTAGAGATGAAAAACAGATAGTTGATGATATTTGTGGATTAATAGATGAGGCTGAACATAATGGTATAGATCCATTATGTTATGAGCAAAAGACATTTCCAAAAGTTAAGCTACAGTCTAACTTTAAGAAGAAAGATTACATAGATGCAATTGAAAAAATAAGAGAATATATAAAAAATGGGGATATATATCAAGCAAATATGACTCAAAGATTTCATGGTAAAGTTAGTATGTCAAGTTTTGAATTATACAGAGATCTTAGAAGAATATCACCTGCACCTTTTGGAGCTTTTTTAAATTTTGAAGATGTCCATATATTGTCAAATTCCCCTGAGAGGTTTATAAAAGTTAATGATAATTTTATACAGACAAGACCTATAAAAGGAACTAGACCTAGAGGGAAGAATGCAGAAGAAGATTTGTTTTTAAAGAACGAACTTTCAAATAGTGAAAAAGATAAAGCTGAATTATTGATGATTGTAGATTTAGAAAGAAATGATATTGGTAGAGTTTCTAAAATAGGTACAGTAAAGGTACCAGAACTATTTAAATTAGAAGAATATGCAAATGTTCATCACTTAGTATCAACTGTTGTTGGCGAGATTGAAAAGAATAAAGATATAGTAGATGTTATAAGTTCTACTTTCCCTGGAGGATCAATAACTGGAGCTCCTAAAATAAGGGCTATGGAGATCATAGATGAATTAGAACCTACAGCTAGAAATGTATACACAGGCTCTGTTGGATATATAGGATTCGATTCTAATTCTGATTTTAATATAGCAATTAGAACTATAATTAAAAAAAATGATGATGTATTTTTCCAAGTTGGAGGAGGAATAACTTGGGATTCTGATCCAGAGGATGAGTATGAAGAAACGCTTCATAAAGCAAAATCAATTATGAGTGCGATAAGAGGATATTATGAAGAATAA
- a CDS encoding anthranilate synthase component II translates to MILMIDNYDSFTYNLVQFLGELGEEIIVKRNDEITLLEIEKLNPEIIVLSPGPCSPNEAGICIDVVNYFKEKKPILGICLGHQTIAQVFGSTIKRAIRPVHGKVHAIKHINEGVFKDLNNPLNVTRYHSLVVDKETLNDDIEITAISDEGEIMGIKHKQYLIEGVQFHPEAILTEQGHEILKNFLRQARGED, encoded by the coding sequence TTGATATTAATGATAGATAATTATGATTCTTTTACTTATAACTTAGTTCAGTTCTTAGGAGAATTGGGCGAAGAAATAATAGTCAAAAGAAATGATGAAATAACACTGCTTGAAATAGAAAAATTAAATCCGGAAATTATAGTATTATCTCCGGGACCGTGTTCTCCTAATGAAGCAGGTATTTGTATAGATGTTGTGAATTATTTTAAAGAAAAAAAGCCTATACTTGGTATATGCTTAGGACATCAAACTATAGCACAAGTATTCGGCTCTACAATAAAAAGAGCTATAAGACCTGTACATGGAAAGGTTCATGCTATAAAACATATTAATGAAGGAGTTTTTAAAGATTTAAATAATCCATTAAATGTTACAAGATATCACTCTTTAGTTGTAGACAAAGAAACTTTAAATGATGATATTGAAATAACAGCTATCAGTGATGAAGGCGAAATAATGGGTATTAAACATAAACAGTATCTTATAGAGGGAGTGCAGTTTCATCCTGAAGCTATACTTACTGAACAAGGTCATGAAATATTAAAAAATTTTTTAAGACAAGCTAGAGGGGAGGATTAA
- a CDS encoding polysaccharide deacetylase family protein: MKNIKIILILFMVILIGYQSGTIIVNSMKTNGSLLNKITDNTELVWNGPRDKKVIAITFDDGPHPRYTPKILDLLKKYNIKATFFVLGKHVEFYPEPLKRIKAEGHEIGNHTYSHVDVKKIPSRKIEEEFNKTQEKIYDVIKDKPRIFRPPFGSYNKCLKDLAKKHDVKIILWSSSQDCKDWSNPGVEKIANTVINNVGNGDIILLHDYVNTTSQTYEALKIILPVLKHRGYKFVTVSQLIKNKNHEDKIEIIEN; encoded by the coding sequence ATGAAGAATATAAAGATTATATTGATACTGTTTATGGTAATATTAATAGGATATCAGTCTGGAACAATAATTGTGAATTCTATGAAAACTAATGGGAGTTTACTTAATAAGATAACTGATAATACAGAACTTGTTTGGAATGGTCCTAGAGATAAAAAAGTTATAGCTATTACATTTGATGATGGTCCTCATCCAAGATATACACCTAAAATATTAGATTTATTGAAAAAATATAATATAAAGGCTACATTTTTTGTTCTAGGAAAACATGTTGAATTTTATCCAGAACCATTAAAGAGAATAAAAGCTGAAGGACATGAAATAGGAAATCACACGTATTCGCATGTTGATGTTAAAAAAATTCCTAGTAGAAAAATAGAAGAAGAATTTAATAAAACACAAGAAAAAATATATGATGTAATAAAAGATAAACCAAGAATATTTAGACCTCCATTTGGATCATATAATAAGTGTCTTAAAGATTTAGCTAAAAAACATGATGTCAAAATAATATTATGGTCATCTAGCCAAGATTGTAAAGATTGGAGCAATCCTGGAGTTGAAAAAATAGCAAATACAGTTATAAATAATGTTGGTAATGGAGATATTATATTACTTCATGATTATGTAAATACGACAAGTCAAACATATGAAGCTTTAAAAATAATATTACCAGTACTTAAGCATAGAGGCTACAAATTTGTAACAGTATCTCAGCTTATAAAAAATAAAAATCACGAAGATAAAATAGAAATTATAGAAAATTAA